One Alphaproteobacteria bacterium DNA segment encodes these proteins:
- a CDS encoding chemotaxis protein CheW, with protein MSNLPAIANKPGAVETAAFGATAGSDFVTMTVADQLFGIPVLTVQDVLGPQRITRVPMAPPEVAGALNLRGRIVTAIDVRRRLGLPKREGNAAGMNVVVDFKGELYALMVDNVGEVLSLSADSYERNPATLDPRWRDVSAGIYRLKGKLLVVLEVARLLDLKVKRGAEAA; from the coding sequence ATGTCCAATCTTCCCGCCATCGCCAATAAGCCCGGCGCCGTCGAAACCGCCGCGTTCGGCGCCACCGCCGGCAGCGATTTCGTCACCATGACGGTCGCCGACCAGCTGTTTGGCATTCCCGTTTTGACCGTGCAGGACGTGCTGGGCCCCCAGCGCATCACGCGCGTTCCCATGGCGCCGCCGGAAGTCGCGGGCGCCTTGAACTTGCGCGGGCGCATCGTGACCGCGATCGACGTGCGCCGCCGCCTGGGGCTGCCCAAGCGCGAGGGCAATGCCGCGGGCATGAACGTCGTCGTCGATTTCAAGGGCGAGCTTTACGCCCTGATGGTCGACAATGTGGGCGAGGTTCTGTCGCTGTCGGCCGATTCCTACGAACGCAATCCCGCCACGCTCGACCCGCGCTGGCGCGACGTCTCGGCCGGCATCTATCGCCTCAAAGGCAAGCTTCTGGTCGTGCTGGAAGTGGCCCGCCTGCTCGATCTTAAAGTGAAGCGCGGCGCGGAAGCGGCTTGA
- the iolE gene encoding myo-inosose-2 dehydratase — protein sequence MSCPIGINPLTWTNDDMPSLGGDTPLETCLTEAKEAGYDGVELGNKFPRQAAKLAPIMAKHKLKIVSGWYSSRLLERDVDAEMAAMDDHLTLLKAMGSPVMVYAEVTGCVHGDKTASLDSRRRLTDSEMDLLASRMTEVGKRLRAQGIRLAYHHHMGTVIETESEIDALMAKAGPEVELLLDTGHFTYAGGDPLKLARKYAKRVAHVHCKDIRAAVLAEAKRNKRSFLDSVLDGVFTVPGDGSVDYPPIFAELKRAGYAGWLVVEAEQDPAKAHPLTYARMGRRYLSETARAAGL from the coding sequence ATGTCGTGCCCGATCGGAATCAACCCGCTGACCTGGACCAACGACGACATGCCGTCGCTGGGCGGCGATACGCCGTTGGAAACCTGCCTGACGGAAGCCAAGGAAGCCGGCTATGACGGCGTCGAGCTGGGGAACAAATTCCCGCGCCAGGCGGCGAAGCTCGCCCCCATCATGGCCAAGCACAAGCTCAAGATCGTCTCGGGCTGGTATTCCTCGCGCCTGCTGGAACGCGACGTCGACGCCGAAATGGCGGCGATGGACGATCATCTGACGCTGCTCAAAGCCATGGGCAGCCCCGTGATGGTCTATGCCGAAGTCACCGGCTGCGTGCATGGCGACAAGACCGCGTCGCTCGACAGCCGCCGCCGCTTGACCGATTCGGAAATGGATTTGCTGGCAAGCCGCATGACCGAAGTGGGCAAGCGCCTGCGCGCGCAGGGCATCCGCCTTGCCTATCACCACCACATGGGCACGGTGATCGAAACGGAAAGCGAGATCGACGCGCTGATGGCCAAGGCGGGCCCGGAGGTGGAACTGCTGCTCGACACCGGCCATTTCACCTATGCCGGCGGCGATCCGTTGAAGCTGGCGCGCAAATACGCCAAGCGCGTCGCGCACGTCCATTGCAAGGACATCCGCGCGGCCGTGCTAGCGGAAGCCAAGCGCAACAAGCGCTCGTTCCTCGACAGCGTGCTGGACGGCGTGTTCACCGTGCCGGGCGATGGGTCGGTCGATTATCCGCCGATTTTCGCCGAGCTGAAGCGCGCGGGCTATGCGGGCTGGCTGGTCGTCGAGGCGGAGCAGGATCCGGCGAAGGCCCACCCGCTGACATATGCGCGGATGGGCCGCCGGTATTTGAGCGAAACGGCGCGGGCGGCCGGTCTCTGA
- a CDS encoding ABC transporter substrate-binding protein — protein MNALRYAASAAIVAAFPLFAGAAQAQGSLTLYCSVQEEWCRPMAANFERETGIKVNMTRKSSGETYAQVKAESRNPRGDVWWGGTGDPHLQAAEEGLLAEYRSPVLKDLHDWAVRQAEISKYRTVGIYSGALGYSFNTRTLAQKNLPEPKCWRDLARPEYKGEIQVADPNSSGTAYTMLASLVQLFGEEPAFDVMRRMHANVNQYTRSGAAPARAAATGESLIGITFLHDAVTQVVAGAPVKIVAPCEGTGFEIGSMSIIKGTRNMANAKKFYDWALSPAAQALGAAANSFQLPSNKNSVIPPQAPRMSDILLIEYDFVRYGSAAERDRLLQRWTKEIRSGS, from the coding sequence ATGAACGCCCTTCGTTACGCCGCTTCAGCGGCAATCGTCGCCGCATTTCCGCTATTCGCCGGTGCCGCCCAAGCCCAAGGCTCGCTGACGCTTTATTGCTCGGTGCAAGAAGAATGGTGCCGCCCGATGGCGGCCAATTTCGAGCGCGAGACCGGCATTAAGGTCAATATGACCCGCAAATCCTCGGGCGAAACCTACGCCCAGGTGAAGGCCGAATCGCGCAACCCGCGCGGCGACGTGTGGTGGGGCGGCACGGGCGACCCGCATCTTCAGGCGGCCGAAGAAGGCCTGCTGGCCGAATACCGCTCGCCGGTCTTGAAGGACCTGCATGATTGGGCGGTGCGCCAGGCCGAGATTTCGAAGTACCGCACGGTCGGTATCTATTCGGGCGCGCTGGGTTATTCCTTCAACACCCGCACGCTCGCCCAGAAGAACCTGCCCGAACCCAAGTGCTGGCGCGATCTCGCCCGCCCCGAATACAAGGGCGAAATCCAGGTCGCGGACCCGAACTCGTCGGGCACGGCCTATACGATGCTGGCGTCGCTCGTGCAGTTGTTCGGCGAAGAACCCGCGTTCGACGTGATGCGCCGCATGCACGCGAACGTGAACCAGTACACGCGTTCGGGTGCCGCTCCCGCGCGCGCCGCCGCGACCGGCGAATCGCTGATCGGCATCACCTTCCTGCACGACGCGGTGACGCAGGTCGTCGCGGGCGCCCCGGTGAAGATCGTGGCGCCGTGCGAGGGCACGGGCTTCGAGATCGGCTCGATGTCGATCATCAAGGGCACGCGCAACATGGCGAACGCCAAAAAGTTCTACGACTGGGCGCTGTCGCCCGCGGCCCAGGCGCTGGGTGCGGCGGCGAACTCGTTCCAGCTGCCGTCGAACAAGAACTCGGTCATCCCGCCGCAGGCCCCGCGCATGTCGGACATCCTGTTGATCGAGTACGACTTCGTGCGCTACGGCTCGGCCGCGGAACGCGACCGCCTGCTGCAGCGTTGGACGAAGGAAATCCGCTCGGGCTCCTAA
- a CDS encoding protein phosphatase CheZ yields the protein MPKNQLSDDDYFAIEDALQNSARGRAFLRMRDQRQRLVAVDEARRIASSLREWTLRQFEVQKEATSLEVLRAELQSMAAHIQTAKQEIAALHEKDHKIESSANRIVTATSELDQIVQATERATSDILNAAERVMEIAGALPADLAEQGQILTDQATEIFTACSFQDITGQRISKVVNTLRYIDQRVAAMVEIWGADALSGVKPAAAPAADSRADSHLLNGPSLPGQGRTQDEIDALLNGAMADTPDAEPMPEPAPVSPPPAPNAAPPAAKAPAPEPAAAGATSSQADIDKLFG from the coding sequence ATGCCGAAAAACCAGCTTTCCGACGACGACTATTTCGCGATCGAGGACGCGCTGCAAAACAGCGCGCGCGGCCGCGCCTTCCTGCGTATGCGCGACCAGCGCCAGCGCTTGGTGGCGGTGGACGAGGCCCGGCGCATCGCGTCGTCGTTGCGCGAATGGACCTTGCGCCAGTTCGAGGTGCAGAAGGAAGCGACCAGCCTGGAAGTGCTGCGCGCCGAGCTGCAAAGCATGGCCGCCCATATCCAGACCGCGAAACAGGAAATCGCCGCCCTGCACGAGAAAGATCACAAGATCGAATCCTCGGCGAACCGGATCGTTACCGCGACCAGCGAGCTCGACCAGATCGTCCAGGCGACCGAGCGCGCGACGTCGGACATCCTGAACGCCGCCGAGCGCGTGATGGAAATCGCCGGTGCCCTGCCCGCCGACCTTGCCGAGCAAGGCCAGATCCTGACCGATCAGGCGACCGAGATCTTCACCGCCTGCTCGTTCCAGGACATCACCGGCCAGCGCATCTCGAAGGTCGTCAACACGCTGCGCTATATCGACCAGCGCGTCGCCGCGATGGTCGAGATTTGGGGGGCCGACGCGCTATCGGGCGTCAAACCCGCCGCCGCCCCGGCCGCCGACAGCCGCGCCGACAGCCATCTGCTAAACGGCCCGTCGCTGCCCGGCCAAGGCCGCACCCAGGACGAGATCGACGCGCTGCTGAACGGTGCCATGGCCGATACGCCCGACGCCGAACCGATGCCGGAACCCGCCCCCGTATCGCCGCCCCCGGCCCCCAATGCCGCCCCGCCGGCCGCGAAGGCCCCGGCGCCCGAACCCGCCGCGGCCGGTGCGACGTCTTCGCAAGCCGATATCGACAAATTGTTCGGATGA